The bacterium genome includes a window with the following:
- the galT gene encoding galactose-1-phosphate uridylyltransferase: MSSLSEIRQDLVSGAWVVIATGRAKRPDDFKNKKDQKPNENGGECFFCDMSKQAKPVLVYEKSKGDWTVAVVPNKYPAFDYSKKLDRRTEGPFSVVNGVGYHEVIITRDHAKHIALMSTVQVMEIINAYQERYLNLMNKRFVDYISIFHNHGKEAGASVNHPHSQLIAMPVIDPDVYRSLNGSDNYWHQNKECVHCVMIDWEKENKKRVIFENKDFIAFCPFASRSAFEARIYPKFHAPYFERITPAGKIQLAEALRIVLAKINIGLDNPPYNFFLHTAPCDGKDYPHYHWHFEIMPKTSIWAGFELSTGIEISTIEPEKAAEFLREQKV, encoded by the coding sequence ATGTCTTCTTTATCTGAAATTCGCCAGGATCTAGTTAGCGGCGCGTGGGTTGTGATCGCCACCGGACGCGCTAAACGCCCCGACGATTTTAAGAACAAAAAAGATCAAAAACCCAACGAAAACGGGGGCGAATGTTTTTTTTGCGATATGTCAAAACAGGCCAAACCGGTTTTGGTTTACGAAAAGTCGAAAGGGGACTGGACAGTAGCGGTCGTGCCCAATAAATACCCGGCTTTTGATTACTCGAAGAAACTGGATAGGCGGACCGAAGGGCCTTTTTCAGTAGTCAATGGCGTCGGATATCACGAAGTTATAATTACGCGAGATCACGCAAAGCACATTGCACTTATGAGCACGGTTCAGGTTATGGAAATAATAAACGCTTATCAGGAGCGATACTTGAATTTAATGAATAAGAGATTTGTGGATTATATTTCTATTTTTCACAATCATGGCAAAGAAGCGGGAGCGTCGGTCAATCATCCCCATTCGCAACTGATCGCTATGCCGGTCATTGATCCGGATGTTTACCGGAGCTTGAACGGCTCTGATAATTATTGGCATCAGAACAAAGAATGCGTTCATTGCGTAATGATCGATTGGGAAAAAGAAAATAAAAAAAGAGTTATATTTGAAAATAAAGATTTTATCGCGTTTTGTCCTTTTGCCTCGCGGAGCGCTTTTGAAGCGCGGATCTACCCCAAATTTCACGCGCCGTATTTTGAGAGAATTACTCCGGCCGGCAAGATCCAGCTTGCGGAAGCGCTAAGGATAGTTTTGGCAAAGATCAATATAGGGCTGGATAATCCGCCGTATAATTTTTTCTTGCATACCGCGCCTTGCGACGGCAAAGATTATCCTCATTATCATTGGCATTTTGAAATTATGCCGAAAACTTCCATTTGGGCCGGTTTTGAACTAAGCACCGGAATCGAAATTTCCACTATTGAGCCGGAAAAAGCGGCTGAGTTTTTAAGAGAGCAAAAAGTTTAG
- the tpiA gene encoding triose-phosphate isomerase: MTDRKIIIANWKMNPETFSEARELFNAIKKETRKTENAEVIIASPALWLPQLKINDGDNISIGAQNMHWEEKGAYTGEISPVMLKDAMVKYVIVGHSERRMYFGETDNTINAKILAAFKNKLIPILCIGEKLEEKNEEKTQDVIKKQINDAFANITENEVEANKIFIVYEPIWAIGSGLIPTFDDILSSKLLIKKMLAGFYSRQVADKVPILYGGSVSSQNAKDIINKGNMDGLLVGGSSIKANEFINIIKAVSN; the protein is encoded by the coding sequence ATGACCGATCGAAAAATCATTATTGCCAATTGGAAAATGAATCCGGAAACTTTTAGCGAAGCCAGGGAGCTTTTTAATGCTATAAAAAAAGAAACGAGAAAGACGGAAAACGCGGAAGTGATCATTGCTTCTCCCGCGCTTTGGCTTCCGCAATTGAAGATCAATGATGGCGATAATATAAGCATTGGAGCGCAAAATATGCATTGGGAGGAAAAAGGCGCTTATACCGGAGAAATTTCCCCGGTAATGCTTAAAGACGCGATGGTGAAATACGTAATTGTCGGGCATTCGGAAAGAAGAATGTATTTTGGGGAAACTGACAATACGATAAACGCAAAAATTTTAGCGGCTTTTAAAAATAAACTGATACCGATCTTGTGCATTGGCGAAAAACTTGAAGAAAAAAACGAAGAAAAGACTCAGGATGTTATTAAAAAACAGATAAATGACGCTTTCGCCAATATTACGGAAAACGAAGTTGAGGCGAATAAAATTTTTATTGTTTATGAGCCGATTTGGGCGATAGGAAGCGGCTTAATTCCGACTTTTGATGATATTTTAAGCTCCAAATTGCTGATCAAAAAAATGCTTGCTGGTTTTTATAGCCGGCAGGTTGCCGATAAGGTTCCAATTTTATATGGAGGAAGCGTCAGCAGCCAGAACGCGAAGGATATTATCAATAAAGGCAATATGGATGGTTTGCTGGTAGGAGGATCAAGCATTAAAGCAAATGAGTTCATAAATATAATAAAAGCGGTGTCAAATTAA
- a CDS encoding class II fructose-bisphosphate aldolase, with amino-acid sequence MFFPAKKLLLDARRRGYAIGAFNTGNLEITQAIINAAVAKKSPIIINVSEAAIEYAGLDAIVSIIRSLGADREAKKIPMAIQVDHGKKIERFPDYIKAGFTALMMDASRLSYEENVSLTAKTVKLAHKHKVSAQGELGAVPYKGEEAKFNVWEKAMTDPEQAKEFVKKTGVDYLAVAIGNAHGFYKEREDLDFIRLKKIFQLVKIPLVLHGASDFPDIKIKDAIRRGVALFHIDTDIRVAFSFAIKEYLGKNPAEYDPRKILAFARKKTQDAVEKKMEVFGSAGKA; translated from the coding sequence ATGTTTTTTCCCGCAAAAAAATTACTGCTTGATGCCAGGCGGCGCGGTTACGCGATTGGCGCTTTTAATACCGGAAATCTCGAAATAACTCAGGCAATAATCAATGCCGCAGTGGCGAAAAAATCGCCGATAATTATTAATGTCTCGGAAGCGGCCATTGAATACGCCGGACTCGATGCTATCGTTTCCATTATAAGATCTTTGGGCGCTGATAGAGAGGCGAAAAAAATACCGATGGCGATCCAGGTTGATCATGGAAAAAAGATCGAGAGATTTCCCGATTATATTAAAGCCGGATTTACCGCGCTGATGATGGATGCCTCAAGGCTTTCTTACGAAGAAAATGTTTCTTTGACCGCAAAGACGGTAAAATTGGCGCATAAACATAAAGTTAGCGCGCAAGGCGAGCTGGGCGCTGTGCCTTATAAAGGCGAAGAAGCGAAATTCAATGTTTGGGAAAAAGCGATGACTGATCCAGAGCAGGCGAAAGAATTCGTGAAAAAGACGGGAGTGGATTATCTGGCGGTGGCGATCGGCAATGCTCATGGTTTTTACAAAGAGCGGGAAGATCTGGATTTTATTCGTTTGAAAAAAATATTTCAGCTTGTCAAAATTCCTTTGGTGCTTCATGGCGCATCGGATTTTCCGGATATCAAGATAAAAGACGCAATTCGGAGAGGGGTGGCATTGTTCCATATCGATACGGATATACGAGTGGCTTTTAGTTTTGCCATAAAAGAATATTTGGGAAAAAATCCGGCCGAATACGATCCCAGGAAGATCTTGGCTTTTGCCAGGAAAAAAACCCAAGACGCGGTCGAGAAAAAAATGGAAGTTTTCGGCAGCGCGGGAAAAGCGTGA
- the rodA gene encoding rod shape-determining protein RodA, translated as MNIGSIKNIDWFLCALVIILVVFGLAAIYSTSFDSAKIVNFEKQAIFSVIGFILMAAIILTVDYRMLRIYSGILYLGAVLFLILIIATASSIRGVYSWFDFGSFSLQPTEFIKIILVVSLAKYFSTRDIGDFKHVIISSIYAGIFIILIVLQPDVGMAAIFVIIWVSMSVAAGLKFRHFVILALALIISGAFSWGYVFKDYQKDRIFIFIDPYKDPQKRGYNIIQSKIAIGSGGLLGKGFGRGTQSQLNFLPEKYSDFIFAALAEESGFLGVTMLFIIFAFIFRQIFSVIKKINDSFGKLLIFGSGVMIFSGFFINIASNLGLLPVTGIPLPFISYGGSSLVATLMTIGLIQSVIVRNEESYKIKDDIIDSYH; from the coding sequence ATGAACATAGGATCTATAAAAAACATAGACTGGTTTTTGTGCGCTCTGGTGATTATATTGGTTGTTTTCGGGCTGGCGGCTATTTATTCTACCTCTTTTGACAGCGCGAAAATCGTAAATTTCGAAAAGCAGGCAATTTTTTCCGTTATCGGCTTTATTTTAATGGCGGCAATTATTTTAACGGTGGATTACCGGATGCTGAGGATCTATAGCGGAATTCTGTATTTGGGAGCGGTGTTATTCTTAATTTTAATAATCGCGACCGCTTCCAGTATCAGGGGAGTTTATAGCTGGTTTGATTTTGGAAGTTTTAGCCTTCAGCCGACGGAATTCATTAAAATAATTTTAGTGGTAAGTCTGGCTAAATATTTTTCAACCAGGGATATCGGCGATTTCAAACACGTGATCATTTCCAGCATTTACGCCGGGATTTTTATAATACTTATTGTCTTGCAGCCTGACGTAGGAATGGCGGCGATTTTTGTGATCATATGGGTTTCAATGAGTGTGGCTGCCGGATTAAAATTCAGGCATTTTGTTATTTTGGCACTGGCATTGATAATTTCGGGAGCTTTTTCCTGGGGTTACGTTTTTAAGGATTATCAAAAAGACCGCATCTTTATTTTTATAGATCCTTACAAAGATCCCCAGAAGAGAGGATACAATATTATCCAGTCAAAGATCGCGATCGGATCCGGAGGCTTATTGGGAAAAGGATTCGGCCGCGGCACTCAGAGCCAGCTTAATTTTTTGCCGGAAAAATATTCTGATTTTATTTTTGCGGCCTTGGCCGAGGAATCCGGATTTTTGGGAGTGACAATGCTTTTTATAATTTTTGCTTTTATTTTCCGGCAAATATTTTCCGTGATCAAAAAGATCAACGACTCTTTCGGCAAGTTATTGATCTTCGGCAGCGGGGTGATGATCTTCAGCGGTTTTTTCATAAACATAGCTTCAAACCTCGGCCTTTTGCCCGTGACGGGGATTCCTTTGCCTTTCATAAGCTACGGAGGAAGCTCTCTAGTCGCCACTTTGATGACCATAGGGCTGATCCAGAGCGTGATTGTCAGAAATGAAGAATCATACAAAATCAAAGACGATATAATTGACAGCTATCACTAA
- a CDS encoding 50S ribosomal protein L25, which produces MENFVLEATSRDVKSKSKKSANKEKVIPAVVYGHGLKTQSITIPLVSFEKIFKKAGTNTIVSLKLDSDKKQVLIYDYQQDPVSDQFIHVDFYAIKMDEKIEATIPLKFIGISLAVKDKGGVLVKNMEDVKVKCLPADLPHEIEVDLSVLNSFEDRIRISDLKIGAGVEILVDDKKQVVANAILPKEEKEEEVAGKPEENVQAVEGIKPKEGEVVAEGSKKEKKEGQREVKKEPKKK; this is translated from the coding sequence ATGGAAAATTTTGTCCTGGAGGCGACATCAAGGGATGTCAAAAGTAAAAGCAAGAAATCAGCGAACAAGGAAAAAGTAATACCGGCGGTTGTTTATGGGCATGGTTTGAAAACCCAGTCAATAACGATTCCTCTCGTTAGTTTTGAAAAGATCTTTAAGAAAGCCGGAACTAATACCATTGTTTCGCTTAAACTGGATTCTGATAAAAAACAGGTTTTGATTTATGATTATCAGCAAGACCCGGTCAGCGATCAATTTATCCATGTGGATTTTTATGCCATCAAGATGGATGAAAAGATCGAAGCGACTATTCCATTGAAGTTTATCGGAATATCTCTCGCGGTTAAAGATAAAGGCGGAGTGCTGGTCAAGAACATGGAAGATGTCAAGGTCAAATGTTTGCCCGCGGATCTGCCTCACGAAATAGAAGTGGATCTGTCCGTTTTGAATTCATTTGAAGACAGGATCAGGATTTCAGACCTGAAGATCGGAGCCGGAGTGGAAATCCTGGTTGATGACAAGAAGCAGGTTGTGGCCAACGCGATTTTACCCAAAGAAGAAAAAGAAGAAGAAGTGGCAGGCAAGCCCGAGGAAAACGTCCAGGCGGTGGAAGGGATCAAGCCCAAGGAAGGTGAAGTCGTCGCGGAAGGCAGCAAGAAAGAGAAGAAGGAAGGGCAAAGAGAGGTCAAAAAAGAGCCAAAGAAGAAATAA
- a CDS encoding lytic murein transglycosylase, which produces MLKKYFFYIFFSRLNKKVIASAAIAFLFLFFSVSAPAAKGATTAEQQAALDDKKAQLEEQIANLRKEIENYKVDIGQKESEKKTITKEVNLLTKKINALKLEINSTEIEIEKIGYDIKSTEEKISANEQNLAKQKEFLKELIRSIYMSQDKSLVEVLLGYSQLSDFLSEFHRLEKINGNVKNTIESIKLAKQELEKDKGELLDVQEEKNNLLVLRENQKQDVQVNKNERQQILNLTVKEQKALQEQLSKGEKLLPAMIAQLRSLQIAGQVINADTAIAVAKFISSVTGVRAAFVLGVLKVETNLGSNLGSGYYKTDMSPKQHPTFLEIINELGLPDNVPVSRKPVGYTGWGGAMGPAQMMPTTWLGYKSGVTAITGNNPPNPWNISDAVAAMALYVLKTPGVINHDYNAEYEAAARYFAGSNWKKYTWYAQNSSGTGVMDWAARYEELLKG; this is translated from the coding sequence ATGTTAAAAAAATATTTTTTTTATATATTTTTTAGCAGATTAAACAAAAAAGTAATTGCAAGCGCCGCAATCGCTTTTTTGTTTTTGTTTTTTTCGGTTTCAGCGCCAGCAGCAAAAGGCGCGACCACTGCCGAGCAGCAAGCCGCGCTTGATGATAAGAAAGCCCAGCTCGAAGAGCAAATTGCCAACTTAAGAAAAGAAATAGAAAATTACAAGGTGGATATCGGCCAGAAAGAAAGCGAGAAAAAAACCATTACCAAAGAAGTAAATCTATTGACCAAAAAAATTAACGCTTTAAAGCTGGAGATCAACAGCACGGAAATCGAGATCGAGAAGATCGGCTATGACATCAAATCAACGGAAGAAAAAATATCAGCTAACGAGCAAAATCTGGCCAAACAAAAAGAATTTTTAAAAGAATTAATACGTTCGATCTATATGTCGCAAGATAAATCGCTGGTGGAAGTTTTATTGGGATATAGCCAGCTGTCTGATTTTTTAAGCGAGTTTCACAGGCTGGAAAAGATCAATGGTAATGTCAAAAATACGATCGAAAGCATTAAGCTTGCCAAGCAAGAATTGGAAAAAGACAAAGGAGAACTGCTTGACGTGCAGGAAGAGAAAAATAATTTATTGGTTTTGAGGGAGAATCAAAAACAGGATGTGCAAGTTAATAAAAACGAGAGGCAGCAGATTTTAAATTTGACGGTTAAGGAACAAAAAGCGCTTCAAGAGCAGCTTTCCAAAGGCGAAAAATTATTACCGGCGATGATCGCTCAATTAAGGTCTTTGCAAATTGCCGGGCAGGTGATCAACGCTGATACGGCTATTGCGGTGGCAAAATTTATTTCAAGCGTTACAGGAGTAAGAGCGGCTTTTGTTCTTGGCGTTTTAAAAGTTGAGACGAATTTGGGATCCAATCTAGGCAGCGGTTATTATAAGACGGATATGAGCCCGAAGCAGCATCCGACTTTTTTGGAAATAATAAATGAACTTGGTTTGCCGGATAACGTGCCGGTAAGCAGGAAGCCGGTAGGTTATACGGGCTGGGGAGGAGCCATGGGGCCGGCGCAAATGATGCCGACGACCTGGCTTGGCTATAAGTCGGGAGTTACGGCCATTACAGGGAATAACCCTCCTAATCCCTGGAATATTAGCGATGCGGTAGCTGCTATGGCTTTATATGTTTTAAAAACTCCGGGAGTCATTAATCACGATTATAATGCCGAATATGAAGCGGCGGCGAGATATTTTGCCGGAAGCAACTGGAAAAAGTATACTTGGTATGCTCAGAATTCCAGCGGAACGGGAGTTATGGATTGGGCGGCAAGATACGAGGAATTGCTGAAAGGATAA
- the prmC gene encoding peptide chain release factor N(5)-glutamine methyltransferase produces MTIKESLQIGTKILNDKNVTLSSLDAEILLLYTLNKSKNKPKSFRNDRTWLYAHNDYALSKPQEIKFNSFIKRRGKFEPIAYIIGKKEFFGLEFHVDKNVLIPRPETEIMVEESLKEILVETAKMKKTTIVDIGTGSGAIAIAIAKSLKNAGQIENAKIYATDISSSALRIARKNAKNHNCEKNIIFKKGNLLKALPKNTKIDFLLANLPYVRKDYYKRLKNSGQSPEFYTIKYEPKNALLAGADGLKCFTDFFRQSPEYLAKNAKIYLESDPRQIPAIKNSAKKYLPKHKITVIKDLRGLNRIAKIKIDA; encoded by the coding sequence ATGACCATCAAAGAATCACTCCAAATCGGCACCAAAATACTGAACGATAAAAATGTCACATTATCCTCTCTTGATGCGGAAATACTGCTGTTATATACCTTAAATAAATCCAAAAATAAGCCAAAATCATTCAGAAACGACCGGACTTGGCTCTATGCACACAACGACTACGCTCTTTCTAAACCGCAAGAAATTAAATTTAATAGCTTTATCAAGCGCCGCGGAAAATTTGAACCTATCGCTTATATAATCGGAAAAAAGGAATTTTTTGGCTTGGAATTTCATGTCGATAAAAACGTCCTTATCCCCCGGCCAGAAACCGAAATAATGGTCGAAGAAAGCCTGAAAGAAATTCTCGTTGAAACCGCCAAAATGAAAAAGACCACAATCGTGGATATTGGCACCGGATCCGGCGCGATCGCTATCGCAATCGCAAAAAGCCTAAAAAATGCGGGACAGATCGAAAACGCAAAAATTTACGCCACTGATATTTCCTCTTCTGCTTTACGCATAGCCAGAAAAAACGCCAAAAATCATAATTGTGAAAAAAATATTATTTTTAAAAAAGGCAATCTACTGAAGGCGCTGCCGAAAAACACAAAAATAGATTTTTTACTGGCTAATTTACCCTATGTAAGAAAAGATTATTACAAGCGTCTTAAAAACAGCGGGCAATCGCCGGAATTTTACACAATCAAGTATGAACCAAAAAATGCTTTGCTGGCCGGCGCTGATGGATTAAAATGTTTTACAGATTTTTTCCGCCAATCACCTGAATATCTGGCGAAAAACGCCAAAATTTACCTAGAATCCGACCCGCGGCAAATTCCGGCAATAAAAAATTCAGCTAAAAAATACTTGCCAAAACATAAAATTACTGTTATAAAAGATTTGCGCGGATTAAACAGAATCGCTAAAATTAAAATTGATGCTTGA
- the prfA gene encoding peptide chain release factor 1, with protein sequence MEVQYDEVLKNFKTEYEKLTVELSNPEIFSDIQRTQKLMKKQKKLTETIKKMERLAKVKTEIRENEEILKTEKDNDLIKMTEDELKKLQKELNKLEPEVTDEINPPDPRDSRDTIVEIRAGTGGEEAALFAADLFRMYTKYAEKNGWQPILIDSSASASGGFKDVTFEINGENVYRYMKYESGVHRVQRIPTTEKAGRIHTSTASVAVLPHAEEADVVIRPQDLKFDVFRSGGPGGQNVNKTESAIRVTHLPTGLVVKCQDEKSQHKNKEKALNVLRSRLLAAEIEKKEIEDRAMRKEQIGTADRSEKIRTYNFAQNRVTDHRIKQSWQDLDKILEGHIENIVDALRKELEKKK encoded by the coding sequence ATGGAAGTTCAATACGACGAAGTCTTAAAAAACTTCAAAACAGAATACGAGAAATTAACCGTTGAACTCAGCAACCCTGAGATTTTTTCTGATATCCAGAGAACCCAGAAACTGATGAAAAAACAAAAAAAACTCACTGAAACTATCAAAAAAATGGAACGATTGGCCAAAGTCAAAACCGAAATCCGAGAAAACGAAGAAATCCTGAAAACCGAAAAAGACAACGACCTGATCAAAATGACCGAAGACGAGTTGAAAAAACTTCAAAAAGAACTAAATAAATTAGAACCGGAAGTGACCGACGAAATCAATCCGCCTGACCCACGCGACAGCCGAGACACCATCGTCGAGATCCGAGCCGGTACCGGCGGCGAAGAAGCGGCGCTTTTTGCCGCTGACTTATTCCGAATGTACACCAAATATGCCGAAAAAAACGGCTGGCAGCCGATATTGATCGATTCCAGCGCTTCGGCCAGCGGTGGATTCAAAGACGTCACTTTTGAAATCAACGGCGAAAATGTCTATCGCTATATGAAATACGAAAGCGGAGTTCATCGCGTTCAGCGCATTCCCACCACTGAAAAAGCCGGTCGAATCCATACTTCCACCGCTTCGGTGGCGGTTTTGCCGCACGCCGAAGAAGCCGATGTCGTCATCCGGCCTCAAGATTTGAAATTCGACGTATTCCGTTCCGGCGGTCCGGGCGGACAAAACGTCAATAAAACCGAATCCGCCATTAGAGTTACTCACTTGCCCACCGGACTGGTAGTGAAATGCCAGGACGAGAAATCCCAGCACAAGAACAAAGAAAAAGCTCTGAATGTTTTGCGAAGCCGTCTGCTTGCCGCGGAAATAGAAAAAAAAGAAATTGAGGATCGGGCGATGAGAAAAGAGCAGATCGGCACGGCCGACCGCAGTGAAAAGATCCGAACCTACAATTTCGCCCAAAATCGAGTCACCGATCACCGCATCAAGCAAAGCTGGCAAGATCTCGACAAAATCCTGGAAGGGCATATTGAAAATATTGTTGATGCTTTGAGAAAAGAACTGGAAAAGAAAAAGTAA
- a CDS encoding Bro-N domain-containing protein, with protein sequence MNIKTQTAKIAIFQKKEIRKVIYKNEWWFVITDIIVALTDSIQPEGYIKDMRRRDEELSKGWGQIATPLKILTKGGLQNMNCANTEGIFRIIQSIPSPKAEPFKRWLARVGYERVKEIEDPELATKRTRALYKAKGYSNAWIEKRMRGIEVRETLTDEWNKRGVKEGQEYAILTAEISQAAFGMTPSEYQKFKGLKRENLRDHMDDLELIFTMLGEASTTEIAKNKNAQGFVENKVAAIKGGSVAGKARKDLEKKSGKKVSTKENYLLKAEDKKRLK encoded by the coding sequence ATGAACATAAAAACCCAAACCGCAAAAATCGCGATTTTTCAAAAAAAAGAAATTCGTAAAGTTATTTATAAAAACGAATGGTGGTTTGTAATTACTGATATTATTGTAGCGTTGACTGATTCTATTCAGCCGGAAGGATATATAAAAGATATGCGCCGCCGAGACGAAGAACTTTCCAAAGGGTGGGGGCAAATTGCCACCCCCCTTAAGATACTTACAAAAGGCGGTTTGCAAAATATGAATTGCGCCAATACTGAAGGTATTTTCCGCATAATTCAATCAATTCCTTCCCCTAAAGCCGAGCCATTCAAGCGTTGGCTGGCCAGAGTCGGTTATGAACGGGTAAAAGAAATCGAAGATCCGGAACTGGCCACCAAAAGAACCCGCGCGCTTTATAAAGCCAAAGGATATTCCAATGCATGGATCGAGAAAAGAATGCGCGGCATCGAAGTCCGCGAAACTTTGACCGATGAATGGAACAAGCGGGGCGTAAAAGAAGGGCAGGAATACGCGATTTTAACCGCTGAAATTTCCCAAGCGGCTTTTGGAATGACGCCAAGCGAATACCAGAAATTCAAAGGCTTAAAAAGAGAGAATTTGCGGGATCATATGGATGATTTGGAATTGATATTTACCATGCTTGGCGAAGCTTCAACCACTGAAATCGCCAAGAATAAAAACGCTCAAGGTTTTGTCGAAAATAAAGTTGCCGCCATAAAAGGTGGAAGCGTGGCTGGCAAAGCGCGAAAAGATTTGGAGAAAAAAAGCGGCAAAAAAGTTTCAACTAAAGAAAATTATTTATTAAAAGCGGAAGATAAAAAAAGATTAAAATAA
- the rpmE gene encoding 50S ribosomal protein L31: MKPKIHPKYIKSIAKCACGASFETMSTKPELLVEICSSCHPFYTGKKKLIDTTGRVERFQKLMAKKKPKVAKAKKAKTGKKAEKVEAKKPEVAKAKTEPVTEAKV; the protein is encoded by the coding sequence ATGAAACCGAAAATTCATCCTAAGTATATCAAATCAATAGCAAAATGCGCTTGCGGAGCGAGCTTCGAAACCATGTCGACCAAACCGGAACTTTTGGTGGAAATTTGCTCATCTTGCCATCCGTTCTATACCGGCAAGAAGAAACTCATTGATACTACCGGACGAGTTGAAAGATTCCAGAAATTAATGGCTAAGAAAAAACCAAAAGTAGCGAAAGCCAAAAAAGCAAAAACCGGCAAGAAAGCTGAAAAAGTTGAAGCTAAAAAACCGGAAGTTGCGAAAGCTAAAACCGAACCGGTTACTGAAGCGAAAGTCTAA
- the rpsB gene encoding 30S ribosomal protein S2 — protein MEMLKAGVHFGHKTTKWSPKMAPFIFGVRNDTHIIDLEKTIIKLNEALVFVKKLAKNNGVIIFVGTKKQAKAYIKEVAIKANMPYVADRWIGGLLTNFSIISKQIRLMEQLEADMKSGALDKYTKKERVMIEKKIKKLNQKFGGLRLLKKLPDAVFVTDINEDRIAVNEARDKNIPIIALADTNVDPGLVTYPIPANDDALSSIKVIVNKIVEEYEANKPAKK, from the coding sequence ATGGAAATGTTAAAAGCGGGAGTTCATTTTGGACACAAGACTACGAAATGGAGTCCGAAAATGGCGCCTTTTATTTTTGGCGTGAGAAACGATACTCATATTATCGATTTGGAAAAAACCATTATTAAGCTCAATGAAGCTCTGGTTTTTGTCAAAAAACTTGCAAAAAACAACGGCGTAATTATTTTTGTGGGAACAAAAAAGCAGGCAAAAGCCTATATCAAAGAAGTTGCCATAAAGGCGAATATGCCTTATGTTGCTGACCGCTGGATCGGCGGCTTGTTGACCAATTTTTCGATAATTTCCAAACAGATCAGGCTAATGGAGCAATTGGAAGCGGATATGAAAAGCGGCGCTTTGGATAAATATACCAAGAAAGAAAGAGTGATGATAGAAAAGAAAATAAAAAAATTAAACCAGAAATTCGGCGGATTGAGATTGCTCAAGAAATTGCCGGACGCGGTATTTGTGACCGATATCAACGAAGACAGGATTGCGGTCAATGAAGCGAGGGATAAAAATATTCCGATCATTGCCTTGGCTGATACAAACGTGGATCCCGGTTTAGTAACTTATCCGATCCCGGCCAATGACGACGCGCTGAGTTCGATCAAAGTGATCGTGAATAAGATCGTGGAAGAATATGAAGCCAACAAGCCGGCAAAAAAGTAA